The following are from one region of the Pseudomonadota bacterium genome:
- the cysS gene encoding cysteine--tRNA ligase: MLQSRDEYRSSAHKISIYNSLGGERSTFDPIDTSTTNTEVKMYVCGLTPQDHSHLGHGLLGMRFDIVRRYLAYRRLNVNYVQNVTDIDDKIIDKALKTGQDPMKMTRALTDEFYECLTRLHALPVERITRVTEFVPEIIRFIEQLIAKEFAYVTPDGGVYFDVSKKADYGKLSNQNTAMLFESVRKELDTQKRSPVDFALWKRDESSALSQPSPWGTGRPGWHIECSAMIHEVLGDRIDIHGGGLDIKFPHHENEIAQSEAYSGCGFATFWMHNGLLNIDGQKMSKSLNNSARLVDGIERYGAAPLRFVVARHHYRSAIDLNDKLFRDNLNSLLEFHRLFARIPEIEQASSDNTDAESSAVIEAFETAMNNDFNSPEALVALEQFRALVLRKLEVAKEPTAEITNKARLLRELGEILGLFFDPLEVVETQGLNLIAQVLNAKPLTIDEIHACIAERSEARAAKNFLRSDQIRDEMALRGVELLDSKNSVTFRFA; encoded by the coding sequence ATGTTACAAAGTAGAGACGAATACCGCAGTAGCGCTCACAAGATCTCGATCTATAACTCGCTTGGTGGCGAACGCAGCACGTTCGATCCAATTGATACGAGCACTACCAACACCGAGGTCAAGATGTATGTGTGCGGACTGACCCCGCAGGATCACAGCCATCTCGGACACGGCCTGCTTGGCATGCGCTTTGATATTGTGCGCCGCTACCTAGCCTATCGCCGATTAAACGTGAACTACGTTCAGAACGTTACCGACATAGATGATAAGATTATCGACAAGGCCCTTAAGACCGGGCAGGACCCGATGAAGATGACCCGCGCCTTGACCGATGAATTCTACGAATGCCTGACACGCCTGCACGCTCTTCCGGTTGAACGGATAACCCGCGTGACTGAGTTTGTGCCAGAGATTATCCGTTTTATCGAGCAACTTATAGCGAAGGAATTTGCCTACGTTACGCCGGATGGTGGTGTTTACTTCGATGTTTCAAAGAAGGCTGACTACGGCAAGTTATCGAATCAGAATACTGCGATGCTCTTTGAGAGCGTGCGCAAGGAGCTCGATACCCAGAAGCGCTCACCTGTCGATTTTGCGTTGTGGAAGCGTGATGAAAGTAGCGCACTTTCACAACCGTCCCCGTGGGGCACCGGGCGCCCCGGCTGGCATATAGAGTGCTCGGCTATGATCCATGAGGTCCTTGGTGACCGCATCGATATTCACGGTGGGGGGCTCGATATTAAGTTTCCACACCATGAGAATGAGATCGCACAGTCCGAGGCTTATTCAGGTTGCGGTTTTGCTACGTTCTGGATGCACAATGGGTTGCTCAATATCGATGGACAGAAGATGTCTAAGTCGCTTAACAACTCCGCGCGCCTCGTTGATGGCATTGAACGATATGGGGCGGCGCCGCTGCGCTTCGTTGTTGCGCGTCACCACTATCGCTCAGCGATAGATTTAAATGATAAGTTGTTTAGAGATAATCTTAACTCGTTACTTGAGTTTCATCGTCTCTTTGCCAGAATTCCTGAGATAGAGCAGGCGAGCTCTGATAACACGGATGCAGAGAGTAGTGCCGTGATCGAAGCCTTTGAAACGGCGATGAACAACGACTTTAATTCACCAGAGGCGCTCGTAGCGCTTGAGCAATTTCGTGCCCTAGTGTTACGAAAGCTTGAGGTTGCAAAGGAGCCAACTGCAGAGATCACTAATAAAGCTAGGTTACTTAGAGAGCTAGGAGAGATACTCGGACTCTTCTTTGATCCGTTAGAGGTTGTTGAGACGCAGGGTCTTAATCTAATAGCGCAGGTGCTTAATGCAAAACCCCTAACGATCGACGAGATTCATGCCTGTATCGCTGAACGTAGCGAGGCGCGTGCTGCTAAGAACTTTCTCCGTTCCGATCAGATCCGTGACGAGATGGCGCTGCGTGGGGTAGAGCTGCTTGATTCTAAAAATAGTGTGACCTTTAGATTTGCGTAG